GGATTCCCAGGCGATGAAGGAATTGCTGGAGCGGGCCAAAGCCGAATATACCGTTATCCTGATCGACAGCCCGGCGGTGCTGGATTCCCCCGACGCGATTGCGCTGGCGGGCCGGTGCGATGGGGTCGTACTCATTCTTCGCAGCGGAAAGACACAGCAGAAGAATGCCTTTGAAGCGAAGCGTCTGCTGGATTTCGGGAAAGTGAAAATTTTAGGCAGCCTGCTTAACCGGAGTTAGGAATAGGGACGATAGCCGCACTTCATTTGTTTTAGGGAAGGGGTGAGTGAACGTTGTTTTATAAGCATCGTCTATCCGTTTTAATTGTTTTGGATTCGTTTATTGTGCTGACGGCTATATTTGCAAGCAGCTTTCTGGTAAACGCTACTCTTAACGTATTTACATATCCGGTGATTGTCAGTTCGGTCACATTGCTCTTCAGTCATCACATCTTCGCTTTTGTGTACCATCTCTATCGCAAAGCCTGGAAGTATGCGGGTGTTGAAGAAAGCCTCCTCATTGCGAAAGTGGTGTCTTTCTCCATGCTGGCGGCGGCTACCGTGCAATTCGTCTTCTCGTTTGACGTTCAATACCGGCTGCTGCTGGTAACCTGGATGCTTCATATGATGCTGATCGGCGGATCGCGTTTTTGCTGGCGGGTACTCAGGACCGCTCAGGCGAAGCAGGAGACGGGCAGCACGACGGACGGCGCCAAACGGACGCTGATCATCGGCGCGGGCTCGGCCGGAACAATGGTTGCAAGGCAGCTGCTGTCCGGATCAGACAAGGAGCTGAAGCCGGTCGCTTTTGTCGACGATCATTTGAGCAAGCTTGGTCTTGATATTATGGGGATTCCCGTTGCCGGCAGAATCAAGGATATTGAATATCTGGCCGGGCGGTATAAGGTTGACCATATTGTCATCGCCATTCCTTCACTGCCCAAAGACCGGCTGAAGGCAATCTGCGAAGAATGCGCCAAGACCTCCGCCAAGACCCAGACGATTCCAATGCTTGAGGACATAGCGAGCGGCAAAGTGGCGGTCAGCCAATTCCGGGACGTTCAGGTCGAGGATCTGCTTGGCAGAGAACCGGTGCGGCTTGATCTTGACAGCATTTCGGGATATGTAACGGGCAAGGTCGTTCTCGTCACGGGAGCGGGCGGCTCCATCGGCTCGGAGGTATGCAGGCAAATCTCCAGATTCCGGCCCAAAAAGCTGGTGCTGCTCGGTCATGGAGAGAACAGCATCTATACGATTGAAATCGAGCTTAAAGCGATGTTCCGGGACTCGGGCATTCAATTTTATACCGAGATCGCGGATTTGCAGGATGAGAGCAAAATTATCAGCTTGATGAAATTTCATCATCCGGATGTTGTCTATCACGCCGCTGCCCACAAGCATGTGCCGCTGATGCAGCGCAATCCCGAGGAAGCGGTCAAGAATAACATTATCGGTACGATGAATGTCGCGCAGGCCGCAAGCCTGTCGGGAGTGGGAACGTTTGTCATGATCTCGACGGACAAAGCGGTAAATCCGACCAGCGTCATGGGTTCGACCAAACGGATCGCCGAAATGATCATCCAGCATATGGACCGGTTCAGCTCAACCAAATTTGTCGCCGTCCGGTTCGGCAATGTGCTGGGCAGCCGCGGCAGCGTGATCCCGCTGTTCCGGAACCAAATTGAACAGGGCGGACCGGTGACCGTTACTCACCCCGATATGGTCCGGTATTTCATGACGATTCCCGAAGCGTCGCGGCTGGTCATTCAGGCGGGCGCTCTGGCGCGCGGGGGAGAAATTTTCGTGCTGGATATGGGCGATCCGGTCAAAATTGTCGATTTGGCCAAAAATCTGATCCGCATGTCGGGATACTCCATCGAGGAGATCGGCATTGAGTTCACCGGCATGAGACCAGGAGAGAAGCTGTATGAAGAGCTGCTGAGGGATACGGAAGTTCATGATGGGCAGGTCTATCCCAAGATTTATGTCGGCAAGTCATACGAAGTGAACTTTGAATCCATCAATCACCTGCTCAAGGTCTATGATTCGCTGTCCATCGAAGAGCTGAGAAGCCTGCTGCTCGATATTGCCAACAACCGGATTGAAAAGGTGCCTCTTATGAAAGCAACGGTCGTCTAGACGCCAAGGAAAGGAAGGCCGCCCATGTCCCGAAAAGTGTTGTTTTGCGCAACCGTCGACTTTCATTTCAGAGCCTTTCATCTGCCTGTAATGGAATGGTTTAAAGAGCGAGGCTGGGAAGTTCATATCGCGGCACGCGGAGAACTCGATCTGCCTTCTGTCGACAGGAAATTCAATATCTCCATTGAACGGTCGCCGCTGCGCAGCGGGAATTGGGCGGCTTACCGACAGCTGAAGGATATTATGAAGCGCAACGACTATGACATTATTCATGCGCATACGCCGATGGGCGGTGTTCTTGCCCGGCTGGCCGCGGCCGGCTCACGCAAGAAGGGAACCCGGATGCTGTACACTGCCCACGGTTTTCATTTCTGCCAAGGCTCTTCGCTTGCGAGCTGGCTGCTCTATTATCCGATCGAGAAAGGTCTTTCACGGCTGACGGATTGTTTGATTACAATCAACGATGAAGATTATCGTCTGGCCGTGGGCCGGGGGTTTAGAGCCGGGCAGATTGAACATGTGCACGGCGTGGGCGTAAATACGGACAAATTCAAGCCCGCTGCGCCCGCTGAAAAAGAACGGCTGCGGCAGCAGTCTGCATACGGAACGGAGGAGGTGCTGATGTTCTATGCCGGGGAGTTCAACGGCAACAAGAACCATCAGCTGCTCATCCGCGCTTTGGCCCGGATCAAGGATCAAGGAGCCGGAATCAAGCTTCTACTCGCGGGGGAAGGTCCGCTTCAGGAGCAGTGTCGCCTGCTGGCATCGGAGCTTGGGGTCGCGGGCCAGGTGGATTTTCTCGGCTACCGGAAAGATATTGACCGGCTGCTGCCCTTGTGCGACGCGGCGGTTTCGTCAAGCCTGCGGGAGGGGCTGCCGGTCAATATTATGGAGGCGATGGCCTGCGGCCTTCCCGTTATCGCCACAAGAAACCGGGGGCATGCGGAGCTTGTGAAGCCCGGGGAAAATGGATATCTTGTTGAACCCGGAACCGGGCAAGAAGAGCGGATGGCCGGATATATGCTTGAGCTTAGCCGATCCTCCGAACTGCGGAGCAGGATGGGGAAGAAGAGTTTGGAGCTTGTCCAAACGTATAATTTGACGTCGGTCGTCAAGGAGCTTGGTTCCATCTACATAGGGCATATGCGGGAGGAGGAGAGCTATGAAGCCGGAAATCAGCATTATCATGCCCATATATAATATGGAAGCCTATTTACACCGTTCTCTGGACAGCCTGCTGAACCAAACCTTCAGCGACCTGGAGATTATCGCCGTTAATGACGGGTCGACGGACGGCAGCCTCTCCATCCTCCGGCAATATGCCGAAAGGGACGACCGCTTGATCCCGATCAACCGGAACAACGGCGGCGTATCTTCTGCCCGTAATGAAGGCATCAGAAACGCAAGAGGAAGGTACATCGCCTTTGTCGATCCGGATGATTGGGTGCAGCACGATATGTTCATGGAGATGCGCGAAGCGGCGGAGCGGGAAGATGCGGACATCGTCATGTGCACTTATATGCGTGAATTCGGAACGCATGCGAAAGAGAAAGTATTCCGGATTCCGGATATGGAGGTATACCGTCTCCAAGAGGTTCAGGATCGGATTACAAGACGGCTGTTTGGTCCGCTAAGAGAGGAATTGGCGGAGCCCGATTATCTGGACGCCTGGGGGACCGTGTGGGGCAAGCTGTACCGTGCGGATTTGATCGAGAGGGCGGCAGCCTCTTTTATCGACCTGGAGACGATCGGAACCAACGAGGATTCGCTCTTCAACATCCATGTATGCCACCATGCCCGTTCCTTCGTCTTTCTGAGCCGCCCGTTCTATCATTATTGGAAGGCCAACACTTCATCTATCACCTCACGCCACAATCCCTTGTTGGAGAGCAAATTCAATAATCTGTACGGCCACATGAAATCTTATATCCGGGAGCGCGGGCTGCCGGAGGAATATACGGCGGCGCTGCATAACCGGATTTGCGTCAATACCTTTGGGCTCGGACTCAATATTATAAGCGAGGATTACAAGGCGTCGGCATTCGCCAAAATCAAGGAGATCCGCGCGCTTGTTGCAAAGCCCGAGGTGGCATCCTCCTTTGCCGGATTTGAACTGCAATACTGCACCGGGGCCTGGAAGATCTTTTTTCTGATGGGCAAATGGAAAATGGCTGCAGGGATGTATCTCATGTTAAACGTAATCAACCGA
This region of Paenibacillus sp. URB8-2 genomic DNA includes:
- a CDS encoding polysaccharide biosynthesis protein; the protein is MFYKHRLSVLIVLDSFIVLTAIFASSFLVNATLNVFTYPVIVSSVTLLFSHHIFAFVYHLYRKAWKYAGVEESLLIAKVVSFSMLAAATVQFVFSFDVQYRLLLVTWMLHMMLIGGSRFCWRVLRTAQAKQETGSTTDGAKRTLIIGAGSAGTMVARQLLSGSDKELKPVAFVDDHLSKLGLDIMGIPVAGRIKDIEYLAGRYKVDHIVIAIPSLPKDRLKAICEECAKTSAKTQTIPMLEDIASGKVAVSQFRDVQVEDLLGREPVRLDLDSISGYVTGKVVLVTGAGGSIGSEVCRQISRFRPKKLVLLGHGENSIYTIEIELKAMFRDSGIQFYTEIADLQDESKIISLMKFHHPDVVYHAAAHKHVPLMQRNPEEAVKNNIIGTMNVAQAASLSGVGTFVMISTDKAVNPTSVMGSTKRIAEMIIQHMDRFSSTKFVAVRFGNVLGSRGSVIPLFRNQIEQGGPVTVTHPDMVRYFMTIPEASRLVIQAGALARGGEIFVLDMGDPVKIVDLAKNLIRMSGYSIEEIGIEFTGMRPGEKLYEELLRDTEVHDGQVYPKIYVGKSYEVNFESINHLLKVYDSLSIEELRSLLLDIANNRIEKVPLMKATVV
- a CDS encoding glycosyltransferase family 4 protein, producing MSRKVLFCATVDFHFRAFHLPVMEWFKERGWEVHIAARGELDLPSVDRKFNISIERSPLRSGNWAAYRQLKDIMKRNDYDIIHAHTPMGGVLARLAAAGSRKKGTRMLYTAHGFHFCQGSSLASWLLYYPIEKGLSRLTDCLITINDEDYRLAVGRGFRAGQIEHVHGVGVNTDKFKPAAPAEKERLRQQSAYGTEEVLMFYAGEFNGNKNHQLLIRALARIKDQGAGIKLLLAGEGPLQEQCRLLASELGVAGQVDFLGYRKDIDRLLPLCDAAVSSSLREGLPVNIMEAMACGLPVIATRNRGHAELVKPGENGYLVEPGTGQEERMAGYMLELSRSSELRSRMGKKSLELVQTYNLTSVVKELGSIYIGHMREEESYEAGNQHYHAHI
- a CDS encoding glycosyltransferase family 2 protein, translated to MKPEISIIMPIYNMEAYLHRSLDSLLNQTFSDLEIIAVNDGSTDGSLSILRQYAERDDRLIPINRNNGGVSSARNEGIRNARGRYIAFVDPDDWVQHDMFMEMREAAEREDADIVMCTYMREFGTHAKEKVFRIPDMEVYRLQEVQDRITRRLFGPLREELAEPDYLDAWGTVWGKLYRADLIERAAASFIDLETIGTNEDSLFNIHVCHHARSFVFLSRPFYHYWKANTSSITSRHNPLLESKFNNLYGHMKSYIRERGLPEEYTAALHNRICVNTFGLGLNIISEDYKASAFAKIKEIRALVAKPEVASSFAGFELQYCTGAWKIFFLMGKWKMAAGMYLMLNVINRLRFRKTGGVDNGARSNSAGRHRHEQGRTGNHAHELLSPDGPRRHSV